A genomic stretch from Papio anubis isolate 15944 chromosome 18, Panubis1.0, whole genome shotgun sequence includes:
- the ZNF598 gene encoding E3 ubiquitin-protein ligase ZNF598 isoform X2 — protein MAAAGVAEGRRAALEAAAAAAPERGGGSCVLCCGDLEATALGRCDHPVCYRCSTKMRVLCEQRYCAVCREELRQVVFGKKLPAFATIPIHQLQHEKKYDIYFADGKVYALYRQLLQHECPRCPELPPFSLFGDLEQHMRRQHELFCCRLCLQHLQIFTYERKWYSRKDLARHRMQGDPDDTSHRGHPLCKFCDERYLDNDELLKHLRRDHYFCHFCDSDGAQDYYSDYAYLREHFREKHFLCEEGRCSTEQFTHAFRTEIDLKAHRTACHSRSRAEARQNRQIDLQFSYAPRHSRRNEGVVGGEDYEEVDRYSRQGRVARAGTRGAQQSRRGSWREEEDREVAAAVRASVAAQQQEEARRSEDREEGGRPKKEEAAVRGPEEPRGPRRPPRTQGEGPGPKETSTNGPVSQEAFPVTGPATPCTLPPPSPKLKDEDFPSLSASTSSCCSTAAIPGPVGLALPYAIPARGRSAFQEEDFPALVSSVPKPGTTPTSLVSAWNSSSSSKKVAQPPPSAQATGSGQPTRKAGKGSRGGRKGGPPLTQEEEGGSPAAQELLSTRPTGSISSPLGPVSIQPSKVGKKKKVGSEKPGTTLPQPLPASCPPGPMQAPEAPASRAEGPVAVVVNGHTEGPAPARSAPKEPPGLPRPLGSFPCPTPQEDFPALGGPCPPRMPPPPGFSAVVLLKGTPPPPPPGLVPPVSKPPPGFSGLLPSPHPACVPSPTTTTTTKPPRPPPALQAYLVPENFRERNLQLIQSIRDFLQSDEARFSEFKSHSGEFRQGLISAAQYYKSCRDLLGENFQKVFNELLVLLPDTAKQQELLSAHTDFCNREKPLGTKSKKNKKSAWQATTQQAGLDCRVCPTCQQVLAHGDASSHQALHAARDDDFPSLQAIARIIT, from the exons ATGGCGGCTGCGGGGGTCGCCGAGGGGCGGCGCGCGGCCCTGGAGGCGGCTGCGGCGGCGGCTCCTGAGCGGGGCGGCGGGAGCTGCGTGCTATGCTGCGGAGACCTGGAGGCCACGGCGCTGGGCCGCTGCGACCACCCGGTGTGCTACCGCTGCTCCACCAAGATGCGGGTGCTGTGCGAACAGCGCTACTGCGCCGTGTGCCGCGAGGAGCTGCGCCAG GTGGTCTTTGGGAAGAAGCTTCCTGCCTTTGCCACCATCCCCATCCACCAGCTGCAGCATGAGAAGAAATACGATATCTACTTTGCAGATGGAAAGGTGTACGCATTGTACAG GCAGCTGCTGCAGCACGAGTGCCCGCGGTGCCCCGAGCTGCCGCCTTTCAGCCTCTTCGGGGACCTGGAGCAGCACATGCGGAGGCAGCACGAGCTCTTCTGCTGCCGGCTGTGCCTCCAGCACCTCCAG ATCTTCACATACGAACGCAAGTGGTACTCGCGCAAGGACCTGGCCCGGCATCGCATGCAGGGGGACCCCGATGACACGTCGCACCGCGGGCACCCGCTCTGCAAGTTCTGCGACGAGCGCTACCTCGACAATGACGAGCTGCTTAAGCACCTGCGCCGCGACCACTACTTCTGCCACTTCTGCGACTCGGACGGGGCCCAGGACTACTACAG CGACTATGCCTACCTGCGCGAGCACTTCCGGGAGAAGCACTTCCTGTGTGAGGAGGGCCGCTGCAGCACAGAGCAGTTCACCCACGCCTTCCGCACCGAGATCGACCTCAAGGCCCACAGGACGGCCTGCCACAGCCGCAGCCGTGCCGAGGCGCGCCAGAACCGCCAGATCGACCTACAGTTCAGCTACGCGCCACGGCACTCGCGCCGGAACGAGG GGGTCGTCGGTGGCGAAGACTACGAGGAGGTGGACAGGTACAGCCGCCAGGGCCGAGTGGCCCGGGCCGGCACTCGCGGAGCCCAGCAGAGCCGCCGAGGAAGCTGGAG GGAGGAAGAGGACCGAGAAGTAGCAGCTGCTGTCCGGGCTTCCGTGGCTgcacagcagcaggaggaggcacGCAGAAGTGAGGACCGGGAGGAAGGTGGCCGGCCCaagaaggaggaggcagcagtGCGGGGTCCTGAGGAGCCCCGTGGCCCCCGGCGCCCACCCCGGACTCAGGGTGAAGGCCCAG GCCCTAAGGAAACTTCGACAAATGGTCCTGTAAGCCAAGAGGCCTTCCCGGTGACGGGTCCAGCCACCCCATG CACCCTCCCACCACCCAGCCCTAAGCTCAAGGACGAAGACTTCCCCAGCCTCTCTGCCTCCACTTCCTCCTGCTGCTCCACTGCAGCAATCCCGGGCCCTGTGGGGTTGGCGCTGCCGTACGCCATCCCTGCCAGGGGCAGGAGTGCCTTCCAGGAGGAGGATTTCCCTGCCCTGGTGTCCTCGGTGCCCAAGCCTGGCACCACCCCCACCAGCCTCGTCTCTGCCtggaacagcagcagcagcagcaagaaggTAGCACAGCCCCCACCCTCAGCGCAGGCTACCGGAAGCGGCCAGCCCACCAgaaaggctgggaaggggagcAGGGGCGGCAGGAAGGGCGGCCCGCCCCTCacacaggaggaggagggtggcagTCCGGCCGCTCAGGAGCTTCTAAGCACACGCCCCACGGGCTCCATCTCCTCCCCATTGGGGCCAGTCTCCATCCAGCCCTCTAAAGTTggcaagaagaagaaagtggGCTCAGAGAAGCCTGGCACCACACTGCCACAGCCCCTGCCCGCTAGCTGTCCCCCTGGGCCTATGCAGGCCCCAGAAGCTCCAGCCAGCAGAGCTGAGGGACCAGTTGCTGTCGTCGTTAATGGACACACAGAGGGCCCGGCCCCAGCTCGGAGTGCCCCCAAGGAACCCCCAGGGCTCCCAAGGCCCCTGGGGTCCTTCCCCTGCCCCACGCCACAGGAGGACTTCCCAGCGCTTGGCGGCCCCTGTCCACCCCGGATGCCACCGCCCCCAG GCTTCAGCGCTGTGGTGCTCCTGAAGGGcacacctcccccacccccgccgGGCCTGGTGCCCCCCGTCAGCAAGCCGCCCCCAGGCTTCTCTGGCCTTCTGCCTAGCCCCCACCCGGCCTGCGTTCCcagccccaccaccaccaccaccacaaaacc ACCCAGGCCGCCGCCTGCTCTGCAGGCCTACCTAGTCCCCGAGAACTTCCGGGAGAGGAACCTGCAGCTCATCCAGTCCATCAGGGACTTCCTGCAGAGCGACGAGGCCCGCTTCAGCGAGTTCAAGAGCCACTCAGGGGAGTTCAGACAG GGCCTGATCTCCGCAGCCCAGTATTACAAGAGTTGCCGGGACCTGCTGGGGGAGAATTTCCAGAAGGTCTTTAATGAGCTGCTGGTCCTACTGCCCGACACAGCCAAGCAGCAGGAGCTCCTGTCTGCACACACGGACTTCTGCAACCGCGAGAAGCCTCTCGGCACCAAGTccaagaagaacaagaagagcGCGTGGCAGGCCACCACCCAGCAGGCGGGCCTGGACTGCCGTGTGTGCCCCACCTGCCAGCAGGTGCTCGCACACGGCGACGCCAGCAGCCACCAGGCGCTGCATGCTGCCCGGGACGACGACTTCCCCTCCCTGCAAGCCATCGCCAGGATCATCACGTAG
- the ZNF598 gene encoding E3 ubiquitin-protein ligase ZNF598 isoform X3: MRRQHELFCCRLCLQHLQIFTYERKWYSRKDLARHRMQGDPDDTSHRGHPLCKFCDERYLDNDELLKHLRRDHYFCHFCDSDGAQDYYSDYAYLREHFREKHFLCEEGRCSTEQFTHAFRTEIDLKAHRTACHSRSRAEARQNRQIDLQFSYAPRHSRRNEGVVGGEDYEEVDRYSRQGRVARAGTRGAQQSRRGSWRYKREEEDREVAAAVRASVAAQQQEEARRSEDREEGGRPKKEEAAVRGPEEPRGPRRPPRTQGEGPGPKETSTNGPVSQEAFPVTGPATPCTLPPPSPKLKDEDFPSLSASTSSCCSTAAIPGPVGLALPYAIPARGRSAFQEEDFPALVSSVPKPGTTPTSLVSAWNSSSSSKKVAQPPPSAQATGSGQPTRKAGKGSRGGRKGGPPLTQEEEGGSPAAQELLSTRPTGSISSPLGPVSIQPSKVGKKKKVGSEKPGTTLPQPLPASCPPGPMQAPEAPASRAEGPVAVVVNGHTEGPAPARSAPKEPPGLPRPLGSFPCPTPQEDFPALGGPCPPRMPPPPGFSAVVLLKGTPPPPPPGLVPPVSKPPPGFSGLLPSPHPACVPSPTTTTTTKPPRPPPALQAYLVPENFRERNLQLIQSIRDFLQSDEARFSEFKSHSGEFRQGLISAAQYYKSCRDLLGENFQKVFNELLVLLPDTAKQQELLSAHTDFCNREKPLGTKSKKNKKSAWQATTQQAGLDCRVCPTCQQVLAHGDASSHQALHAARDDDFPSLQAIARIIT; the protein is encoded by the exons ATGCGGAGGCAGCACGAGCTCTTCTGCTGCCGGCTGTGCCTCCAGCACCTCCAG ATCTTCACATACGAACGCAAGTGGTACTCGCGCAAGGACCTGGCCCGGCATCGCATGCAGGGGGACCCCGATGACACGTCGCACCGCGGGCACCCGCTCTGCAAGTTCTGCGACGAGCGCTACCTCGACAATGACGAGCTGCTTAAGCACCTGCGCCGCGACCACTACTTCTGCCACTTCTGCGACTCGGACGGGGCCCAGGACTACTACAG CGACTATGCCTACCTGCGCGAGCACTTCCGGGAGAAGCACTTCCTGTGTGAGGAGGGCCGCTGCAGCACAGAGCAGTTCACCCACGCCTTCCGCACCGAGATCGACCTCAAGGCCCACAGGACGGCCTGCCACAGCCGCAGCCGTGCCGAGGCGCGCCAGAACCGCCAGATCGACCTACAGTTCAGCTACGCGCCACGGCACTCGCGCCGGAACGAGG GGGTCGTCGGTGGCGAAGACTACGAGGAGGTGGACAGGTACAGCCGCCAGGGCCGAGTGGCCCGGGCCGGCACTCGCGGAGCCCAGCAGAGCCGCCGAGGAAGCTGGAGGTACAAAAG GGAGGAAGAGGACCGAGAAGTAGCAGCTGCTGTCCGGGCTTCCGTGGCTgcacagcagcaggaggaggcacGCAGAAGTGAGGACCGGGAGGAAGGTGGCCGGCCCaagaaggaggaggcagcagtGCGGGGTCCTGAGGAGCCCCGTGGCCCCCGGCGCCCACCCCGGACTCAGGGTGAAGGCCCAG GCCCTAAGGAAACTTCGACAAATGGTCCTGTAAGCCAAGAGGCCTTCCCGGTGACGGGTCCAGCCACCCCATG CACCCTCCCACCACCCAGCCCTAAGCTCAAGGACGAAGACTTCCCCAGCCTCTCTGCCTCCACTTCCTCCTGCTGCTCCACTGCAGCAATCCCGGGCCCTGTGGGGTTGGCGCTGCCGTACGCCATCCCTGCCAGGGGCAGGAGTGCCTTCCAGGAGGAGGATTTCCCTGCCCTGGTGTCCTCGGTGCCCAAGCCTGGCACCACCCCCACCAGCCTCGTCTCTGCCtggaacagcagcagcagcagcaagaaggTAGCACAGCCCCCACCCTCAGCGCAGGCTACCGGAAGCGGCCAGCCCACCAgaaaggctgggaaggggagcAGGGGCGGCAGGAAGGGCGGCCCGCCCCTCacacaggaggaggagggtggcagTCCGGCCGCTCAGGAGCTTCTAAGCACACGCCCCACGGGCTCCATCTCCTCCCCATTGGGGCCAGTCTCCATCCAGCCCTCTAAAGTTggcaagaagaagaaagtggGCTCAGAGAAGCCTGGCACCACACTGCCACAGCCCCTGCCCGCTAGCTGTCCCCCTGGGCCTATGCAGGCCCCAGAAGCTCCAGCCAGCAGAGCTGAGGGACCAGTTGCTGTCGTCGTTAATGGACACACAGAGGGCCCGGCCCCAGCTCGGAGTGCCCCCAAGGAACCCCCAGGGCTCCCAAGGCCCCTGGGGTCCTTCCCCTGCCCCACGCCACAGGAGGACTTCCCAGCGCTTGGCGGCCCCTGTCCACCCCGGATGCCACCGCCCCCAG GCTTCAGCGCTGTGGTGCTCCTGAAGGGcacacctcccccacccccgccgGGCCTGGTGCCCCCCGTCAGCAAGCCGCCCCCAGGCTTCTCTGGCCTTCTGCCTAGCCCCCACCCGGCCTGCGTTCCcagccccaccaccaccaccaccacaaaacc ACCCAGGCCGCCGCCTGCTCTGCAGGCCTACCTAGTCCCCGAGAACTTCCGGGAGAGGAACCTGCAGCTCATCCAGTCCATCAGGGACTTCCTGCAGAGCGACGAGGCCCGCTTCAGCGAGTTCAAGAGCCACTCAGGGGAGTTCAGACAG GGCCTGATCTCCGCAGCCCAGTATTACAAGAGTTGCCGGGACCTGCTGGGGGAGAATTTCCAGAAGGTCTTTAATGAGCTGCTGGTCCTACTGCCCGACACAGCCAAGCAGCAGGAGCTCCTGTCTGCACACACGGACTTCTGCAACCGCGAGAAGCCTCTCGGCACCAAGTccaagaagaacaagaagagcGCGTGGCAGGCCACCACCCAGCAGGCGGGCCTGGACTGCCGTGTGTGCCCCACCTGCCAGCAGGTGCTCGCACACGGCGACGCCAGCAGCCACCAGGCGCTGCATGCTGCCCGGGACGACGACTTCCCCTCCCTGCAAGCCATCGCCAGGATCATCACGTAG
- the ZNF598 gene encoding E3 ubiquitin-protein ligase ZNF598 isoform X1 produces MAAAGVAEGRRAALEAAAAAAPERGGGSCVLCCGDLEATALGRCDHPVCYRCSTKMRVLCEQRYCAVCREELRQVVFGKKLPAFATIPIHQLQHEKKYDIYFADGKVYALYRQLLQHECPRCPELPPFSLFGDLEQHMRRQHELFCCRLCLQHLQIFTYERKWYSRKDLARHRMQGDPDDTSHRGHPLCKFCDERYLDNDELLKHLRRDHYFCHFCDSDGAQDYYSDYAYLREHFREKHFLCEEGRCSTEQFTHAFRTEIDLKAHRTACHSRSRAEARQNRQIDLQFSYAPRHSRRNEGVVGGEDYEEVDRYSRQGRVARAGTRGAQQSRRGSWRYKREEEDREVAAAVRASVAAQQQEEARRSEDREEGGRPKKEEAAVRGPEEPRGPRRPPRTQGEGPGPKETSTNGPVSQEAFPVTGPATPCTLPPPSPKLKDEDFPSLSASTSSCCSTAAIPGPVGLALPYAIPARGRSAFQEEDFPALVSSVPKPGTTPTSLVSAWNSSSSSKKVAQPPPSAQATGSGQPTRKAGKGSRGGRKGGPPLTQEEEGGSPAAQELLSTRPTGSISSPLGPVSIQPSKVGKKKKVGSEKPGTTLPQPLPASCPPGPMQAPEAPASRAEGPVAVVVNGHTEGPAPARSAPKEPPGLPRPLGSFPCPTPQEDFPALGGPCPPRMPPPPGFSAVVLLKGTPPPPPPGLVPPVSKPPPGFSGLLPSPHPACVPSPTTTTTTKPPRPPPALQAYLVPENFRERNLQLIQSIRDFLQSDEARFSEFKSHSGEFRQGLISAAQYYKSCRDLLGENFQKVFNELLVLLPDTAKQQELLSAHTDFCNREKPLGTKSKKNKKSAWQATTQQAGLDCRVCPTCQQVLAHGDASSHQALHAARDDDFPSLQAIARIIT; encoded by the exons ATGGCGGCTGCGGGGGTCGCCGAGGGGCGGCGCGCGGCCCTGGAGGCGGCTGCGGCGGCGGCTCCTGAGCGGGGCGGCGGGAGCTGCGTGCTATGCTGCGGAGACCTGGAGGCCACGGCGCTGGGCCGCTGCGACCACCCGGTGTGCTACCGCTGCTCCACCAAGATGCGGGTGCTGTGCGAACAGCGCTACTGCGCCGTGTGCCGCGAGGAGCTGCGCCAG GTGGTCTTTGGGAAGAAGCTTCCTGCCTTTGCCACCATCCCCATCCACCAGCTGCAGCATGAGAAGAAATACGATATCTACTTTGCAGATGGAAAGGTGTACGCATTGTACAG GCAGCTGCTGCAGCACGAGTGCCCGCGGTGCCCCGAGCTGCCGCCTTTCAGCCTCTTCGGGGACCTGGAGCAGCACATGCGGAGGCAGCACGAGCTCTTCTGCTGCCGGCTGTGCCTCCAGCACCTCCAG ATCTTCACATACGAACGCAAGTGGTACTCGCGCAAGGACCTGGCCCGGCATCGCATGCAGGGGGACCCCGATGACACGTCGCACCGCGGGCACCCGCTCTGCAAGTTCTGCGACGAGCGCTACCTCGACAATGACGAGCTGCTTAAGCACCTGCGCCGCGACCACTACTTCTGCCACTTCTGCGACTCGGACGGGGCCCAGGACTACTACAG CGACTATGCCTACCTGCGCGAGCACTTCCGGGAGAAGCACTTCCTGTGTGAGGAGGGCCGCTGCAGCACAGAGCAGTTCACCCACGCCTTCCGCACCGAGATCGACCTCAAGGCCCACAGGACGGCCTGCCACAGCCGCAGCCGTGCCGAGGCGCGCCAGAACCGCCAGATCGACCTACAGTTCAGCTACGCGCCACGGCACTCGCGCCGGAACGAGG GGGTCGTCGGTGGCGAAGACTACGAGGAGGTGGACAGGTACAGCCGCCAGGGCCGAGTGGCCCGGGCCGGCACTCGCGGAGCCCAGCAGAGCCGCCGAGGAAGCTGGAGGTACAAAAG GGAGGAAGAGGACCGAGAAGTAGCAGCTGCTGTCCGGGCTTCCGTGGCTgcacagcagcaggaggaggcacGCAGAAGTGAGGACCGGGAGGAAGGTGGCCGGCCCaagaaggaggaggcagcagtGCGGGGTCCTGAGGAGCCCCGTGGCCCCCGGCGCCCACCCCGGACTCAGGGTGAAGGCCCAG GCCCTAAGGAAACTTCGACAAATGGTCCTGTAAGCCAAGAGGCCTTCCCGGTGACGGGTCCAGCCACCCCATG CACCCTCCCACCACCCAGCCCTAAGCTCAAGGACGAAGACTTCCCCAGCCTCTCTGCCTCCACTTCCTCCTGCTGCTCCACTGCAGCAATCCCGGGCCCTGTGGGGTTGGCGCTGCCGTACGCCATCCCTGCCAGGGGCAGGAGTGCCTTCCAGGAGGAGGATTTCCCTGCCCTGGTGTCCTCGGTGCCCAAGCCTGGCACCACCCCCACCAGCCTCGTCTCTGCCtggaacagcagcagcagcagcaagaaggTAGCACAGCCCCCACCCTCAGCGCAGGCTACCGGAAGCGGCCAGCCCACCAgaaaggctgggaaggggagcAGGGGCGGCAGGAAGGGCGGCCCGCCCCTCacacaggaggaggagggtggcagTCCGGCCGCTCAGGAGCTTCTAAGCACACGCCCCACGGGCTCCATCTCCTCCCCATTGGGGCCAGTCTCCATCCAGCCCTCTAAAGTTggcaagaagaagaaagtggGCTCAGAGAAGCCTGGCACCACACTGCCACAGCCCCTGCCCGCTAGCTGTCCCCCTGGGCCTATGCAGGCCCCAGAAGCTCCAGCCAGCAGAGCTGAGGGACCAGTTGCTGTCGTCGTTAATGGACACACAGAGGGCCCGGCCCCAGCTCGGAGTGCCCCCAAGGAACCCCCAGGGCTCCCAAGGCCCCTGGGGTCCTTCCCCTGCCCCACGCCACAGGAGGACTTCCCAGCGCTTGGCGGCCCCTGTCCACCCCGGATGCCACCGCCCCCAG GCTTCAGCGCTGTGGTGCTCCTGAAGGGcacacctcccccacccccgccgGGCCTGGTGCCCCCCGTCAGCAAGCCGCCCCCAGGCTTCTCTGGCCTTCTGCCTAGCCCCCACCCGGCCTGCGTTCCcagccccaccaccaccaccaccacaaaacc ACCCAGGCCGCCGCCTGCTCTGCAGGCCTACCTAGTCCCCGAGAACTTCCGGGAGAGGAACCTGCAGCTCATCCAGTCCATCAGGGACTTCCTGCAGAGCGACGAGGCCCGCTTCAGCGAGTTCAAGAGCCACTCAGGGGAGTTCAGACAG GGCCTGATCTCCGCAGCCCAGTATTACAAGAGTTGCCGGGACCTGCTGGGGGAGAATTTCCAGAAGGTCTTTAATGAGCTGCTGGTCCTACTGCCCGACACAGCCAAGCAGCAGGAGCTCCTGTCTGCACACACGGACTTCTGCAACCGCGAGAAGCCTCTCGGCACCAAGTccaagaagaacaagaagagcGCGTGGCAGGCCACCACCCAGCAGGCGGGCCTGGACTGCCGTGTGTGCCCCACCTGCCAGCAGGTGCTCGCACACGGCGACGCCAGCAGCCACCAGGCGCTGCATGCTGCCCGGGACGACGACTTCCCCTCCCTGCAAGCCATCGCCAGGATCATCACGTAG